In the Leptospira sp. WS4.C2 genome, one interval contains:
- a CDS encoding SH3 domain-containing protein, whose translation MKTKRTVQTRKYNILFTILVILGSLNLNSEPKNNQIIKLTKIRYVNTINGSLRLRSMPNIDSKIIAQIPNQKEVEILKFDDSEVILNNITGKWVKVKYNGFEGWVFDGYLIKIYNFYPEDESMYFQCNSEDSYLNKFKRLEKRKNLKIDKQNSETKKYEDSYEENITSMTTVYLGGAYSTVVFPDKSIKDVFEFYKECDPKLKFVDYDEKNNQFQIEFRSESFSSESYKFEYKNNKTFVLTGGQA comes from the coding sequence ATGAAAACTAAACGAACTGTACAGACTAGAAAATACAATATTCTTTTTACTATCTTAGTTATTTTAGGATCGTTGAATTTAAACTCCGAACCGAAAAATAATCAAATAATAAAATTAACAAAAATTCGCTATGTAAATACTATAAACGGAAGTTTGAGATTAAGATCAATGCCAAATATCGATTCTAAAATCATTGCACAAATACCGAATCAAAAGGAAGTAGAAATTTTAAAATTTGATGATAGTGAAGTAATCTTAAATAATATAACAGGTAAATGGGTAAAAGTAAAATACAATGGTTTTGAAGGTTGGGTTTTCGACGGATACTTAATAAAAATCTATAATTTTTATCCGGAAGATGAATCAATGTATTTTCAATGTAATTCTGAAGATTCATATTTAAATAAGTTTAAACGATTAGAAAAAAGAAAAAACCTAAAAATCGATAAACAAAATTCAGAAACAAAAAAATATGAAGATTCTTATGAAGAAAACATCACTTCAATGACGACTGTATATCTTGGAGGAGCTTACTCTACAGTAGTATTCCCTGACAAAAGCATTAAAGATGTATTTGAATTTTACAAAGAATGTGATCCTAAATTAAAATTTGTAGATTACGATGAAAAAAATAATCAATTCCAAATAGAATTTAGATCAGAAAGCTTTTCGTCTGAGTCCTATAAATTTGAATATAAAAATAATAAAACTTTCGTTTTAACCGGCGGCCAAGCTTAA
- a CDS encoding LA_2444/LA_4059 family outer membrane protein — protein MKNKKILILITLLIATFSIYAEEVEIKQKERKANQIYLRRNNGYAAPNEFNMYNSFFPISLAYEIPSIQYNTFGFVRFLGDSKFSLEGNFFEYKKTNSSFERINPFTDQISKGNLGTYYRSEQNLFLNYHLIENRIILNFGIQRLQSDLSDGRFAFYNYNFSQNFTGITAGLLLESPRFYGFYISAGYKYSILNGFSNINHTIVTSARNFEFSQIKDNPFTKYYATETKVILGYEFNESILISLGFIDQSAKVVQNRSQILTSDSFSTILIRSSIEYSAKNEYFGSTFASITYKY, from the coding sequence ATGAAAAACAAAAAAATATTAATTCTAATAACATTACTCATCGCAACTTTCAGTATTTATGCAGAAGAAGTAGAAATTAAGCAAAAAGAAAGAAAAGCGAATCAAATATATCTAAGAAGAAATAATGGATATGCTGCGCCAAATGAATTTAACATGTATAACAGCTTTTTTCCAATCTCTCTAGCATATGAAATTCCTTCTATTCAATATAACACTTTTGGATTTGTTAGATTCTTAGGTGATTCGAAGTTTAGTCTTGAAGGAAATTTTTTTGAGTATAAAAAAACCAATTCCTCTTTTGAAAGAATTAACCCTTTTACAGATCAAATTAGCAAAGGAAATCTTGGTACTTATTATCGATCAGAACAGAACTTATTTTTAAATTATCATCTAATTGAAAATAGGATCATTCTTAACTTTGGAATACAGAGATTGCAAAGTGATTTAAGCGATGGTAGATTTGCATTTTACAACTATAATTTTTCTCAAAATTTTACTGGTATTACGGCTGGTTTGTTACTTGAATCTCCCCGATTCTACGGTTTTTATATTTCAGCAGGATACAAATATTCTATTTTAAATGGATTTTCCAATATTAACCACACAATTGTTACTTCAGCTAGAAATTTTGAATTTTCTCAAATTAAAGACAATCCTTTCACTAAATACTATGCTACTGAAACAAAAGTTATACTAGGTTACGAATTTAATGAATCAATATTAATATCTTTAGGCTTTATTGATCAATCCGCAAAAGTTGTTCAAAATAGAAGTCAAATTCTAACTAGTGATTCATTTTCTACGATTCTAATCAGATCATCTATTGAATATTCAGCTAAGAATGAATATTTTGGTTCTACATTTGCCTCAATTACTTATAAATATTAA
- a CDS encoding DUF4435 domain-containing protein, with protein MIQNYNIELPLPDGTKQNFETKQTLFFVGANGSGKTRIGSWIELSSNQRTKVHRISAQKSLSMPDSITPVSIDLAENNLYFGNEKHTNNKSAYKWGNKPATFFLNDFEKLMVYLFSDETESNANFKTQYKLTNEKIPAPITKLDIIKGIWDKILPHRELLIGGLRIQTKTKGTTEKIYQSSEMSDGERVIFYLIGQCLSAPKNSIIIVDEPELHLHKSIQNSLWTEIQKNRQDCLFVFLTHDVDFVSAQTDSTKIWIKNFDGSKWDWEFIDVDQTVPEPLLFEILGSRKPIVFVEGNEGSFDVGLYRSLLKDYLVIPKGSCKQVIQSVKSFKINKQLHHLEVKGIIDRDRRMEAEIELLKKDSIYTLKVAEVENLFCTKEVLKIVSLTLARNPDEDFKQISDFIFQKLSQEIELQVSLKTAREIKFQLNTFDENTKDLNELKKTLDNLIATIDIKNIYDNFYDEYKAIIDTKNYEELLKVYNRKSLSTQISKFFDLKSGSLSEFVIRLSKTNQIDEIKQSLLPYFDDFFKN; from the coding sequence ATGATACAAAATTATAATATTGAACTTCCATTACCAGACGGCACTAAACAAAATTTCGAAACCAAACAAACATTATTTTTTGTAGGAGCAAACGGTTCTGGAAAAACAAGAATAGGAAGTTGGATCGAATTAAGCTCAAATCAGAGAACTAAAGTTCATAGAATTTCAGCTCAAAAATCTTTATCTATGCCAGATAGTATCACGCCAGTATCAATAGATTTAGCAGAAAACAATCTTTACTTTGGTAATGAAAAGCATACTAATAATAAATCCGCTTATAAATGGGGAAATAAACCTGCTACATTTTTTCTAAATGATTTTGAGAAATTAATGGTGTATCTCTTTTCTGATGAAACTGAGTCGAATGCAAACTTTAAAACTCAATATAAATTAACAAATGAAAAAATACCTGCTCCCATAACGAAGTTAGATATTATTAAAGGAATATGGGATAAAATACTTCCGCACCGAGAACTTTTGATCGGAGGATTAAGAATTCAAACTAAAACCAAAGGCACTACTGAAAAAATCTATCAATCCTCGGAAATGAGCGATGGTGAACGAGTAATATTCTATTTAATCGGACAATGCTTATCCGCTCCTAAAAATAGTATAATCATAGTAGATGAGCCAGAATTACATTTACATAAATCAATACAGAATTCCCTTTGGACTGAAATTCAAAAAAATAGACAAGATTGTCTTTTTGTATTTCTTACTCATGATGTAGACTTTGTATCAGCACAAACAGACTCAACTAAAATATGGATTAAAAACTTTGACGGATCCAAATGGGATTGGGAATTTATTGATGTAGATCAAACAGTACCAGAACCTCTTTTATTTGAAATTTTAGGCAGTCGAAAACCAATCGTATTCGTTGAAGGGAATGAAGGTAGCTTCGATGTGGGGTTATATAGATCACTTTTAAAGGATTATCTAGTAATTCCAAAAGGTAGTTGCAAACAAGTAATTCAATCAGTAAAATCATTCAAAATAAATAAGCAGCTACACCATTTAGAAGTAAAAGGAATTATAGACAGAGATCGAAGAATGGAAGCAGAAATCGAATTATTGAAAAAAGATTCAATTTACACATTAAAAGTAGCAGAAGTAGAAAATCTATTTTGCACAAAAGAAGTGTTAAAAATCGTTAGCTTAACTTTAGCCAGAAATCCAGACGAAGACTTTAAGCAAATATCTGATTTCATATTTCAAAAACTATCACAAGAAATCGAGCTACAGGTCTCACTAAAGACGGCAAGAGAAATAAAATTTCAATTGAATACCTTTGATGAAAACACGAAAGATTTGAACGAACTAAAGAAGACATTGGATAATCTCATTGCGACCATCGATATAAAGAATATTTATGATAATTTTTATGATGAATACAAAGCTATCATAGATACAAAAAATTATGAAGAACTTTTAAAAGTGTACAATAGAAAATCATTATCTACCCAAATAAGTAAATTCTTTGACTTAAAATCTGGCAGTCTTTCTGAGTTCGTTATTAGACTTTCTAAAACTAATCAAATAGATGAAATTAAGCAAAGCTTACTTCCTTATTTTGATGACTTTTTTAAAAACTAA
- a CDS encoding antitoxin, producing MQTAKIFINGRSQAVRIPKEFQFKGEEVFIQKVGDAVILVPKNKAWNAFLDGLNGFTDEFLNEGRIDLPESERENF from the coding sequence ATGCAAACAGCAAAAATTTTTATAAATGGGCGAAGTCAAGCAGTCAGAATCCCTAAAGAATTTCAATTCAAGGGTGAGGAAGTGTTCATACAGAAAGTTGGAGATGCAGTTATTTTAGTTCCTAAGAATAAAGCCTGGAATGCATTCCTAGATGGATTAAATGGCTTTACTGATGAATTTCTGAATGAAGGACGGATTGATTTACCGGAATCGGAAAGAGAAAATTTTTAA
- a CDS encoding type II toxin-antitoxin system VapC family toxin — MYLLDTNICIFLIKKKNQQLIEKLKKNYNKGIFISTLTLAELEFGVENSDHKEKNRISLIEFLTIFEILNFEQKDTQAFGIIKSDLRKSGKMIGAMDALLAAQSISRNLIFVTNNTKEFERIKNLSIEDWTI; from the coding sequence ATGTATCTTCTCGATACAAATATTTGTATTTTTCTAATTAAAAAGAAGAATCAGCAACTAATCGAAAAATTAAAAAAGAATTATAATAAGGGAATATTTATTTCAACCTTAACATTAGCGGAACTAGAATTTGGAGTTGAGAATAGTGATCATAAAGAGAAAAACAGAATTTCCCTTATAGAATTTCTTACTATTTTTGAAATATTAAACTTCGAACAAAAAGATACACAGGCTTTCGGAATAATTAAGAGTGATTTAAGAAAATCAGGGAAAATGATCGGAGCCATGGATGCTTTATTAGCAGCTCAATCAATCTCCCGTAACTTGATATTTGTTACAAACAATACAAAGGAATTTGAAAGGATAAAAAATTTAAGTATTGAGGATTGGACTATTTAG
- a CDS encoding putative toxin-antitoxin system toxin component, PIN family, with the protein MRVTIDTNVLYQALRDSRGASHFILTLVENRRIELALSTPVFVEYSDVLLRDKSLSDLGFSKKEINLVLDFLAFAATPFSINYLLRPNLGDENDNLFVELAFASNSRYLITSNIKDFNENKDLKFDSFKVITPTDFAKFWRLNYE; encoded by the coding sequence GTGCGGGTAACAATTGATACAAATGTTTTATATCAAGCGCTCAGAGACAGTAGAGGTGCTTCGCATTTTATATTAACTTTAGTTGAAAACAGACGAATTGAGTTAGCTCTATCAACTCCAGTTTTTGTAGAATACTCTGATGTTTTACTTAGAGATAAATCTTTGTCGGATTTGGGTTTTTCAAAGAAGGAAATCAATCTTGTTTTGGACTTCCTTGCTTTTGCAGCTACGCCTTTTTCAATTAACTATTTACTAAGACCAAATCTTGGGGACGAAAACGATAATCTTTTTGTTGAACTTGCTTTTGCCAGTAACAGTCGATATCTAATTACTTCAAATATTAAAGATTTTAACGAAAATAAAGATCTTAAGTTTGATTCTTTTAAAGTTATCACTCCTACCGATTTTGCTAAATTTTGGAGATTAAATTATGAATAA
- a CDS encoding toxin-antitoxin system HicB family antitoxin, with product MNKKNVLTIRIPEDLKERIEKTAATQGVSLNQFALYAFTRGISDIDTANFFKKRIQGKNKDSIEDGFKKVIGKVGKKEKIPSWDKL from the coding sequence ATGAATAAAAAAAATGTTCTCACTATTCGTATCCCTGAAGATCTTAAAGAAAGAATTGAGAAAACTGCTGCTACGCAAGGTGTTTCTCTTAATCAATTTGCTTTATATGCTTTTACTAGAGGTATCAGTGATATTGATACTGCTAACTTTTTCAAAAAACGAATTCAAGGAAAAAATAAAGACTCAATTGAGGACGGATTTAAGAAAGTTATAGGAAAAGTCGGAAAGAAAGAAAAAATCCCAAGTTGGGATAAACTCTAA
- a CDS encoding type II toxin-antitoxin system RelE/ParE family toxin — protein MWEIESTKEFDLWLLKLDLNTKEEILAHFYLLRQKGPLLGRPFADSIQGSKIQNLKELRIQVKLKVIRIFFVFTEGRIGLLLAGGDKRGNDKRFYEEMIPMVEKIYKKWLIENKEIVDESKSKKKSNRKS, from the coding sequence GTGTGGGAAATTGAATCTACCAAAGAATTTGATTTGTGGCTTCTAAAACTTGATTTAAACACTAAAGAAGAAATACTAGCACACTTCTATCTTTTACGACAGAAAGGCCCTTTGCTAGGTAGACCTTTTGCTGATTCAATTCAGGGATCTAAGATTCAAAATCTAAAAGAACTGCGTATTCAGGTTAAGTTAAAAGTTATCAGAATCTTTTTCGTTTTTACAGAAGGAAGAATCGGCTTATTACTAGCTGGTGGCGATAAAAGAGGGAATGATAAGCGTTTTTATGAAGAAATGATTCCGATGGTTGAGAAAATTTATAAGAAATGGCTAATCGAAAATAAGGAGATAGTTGATGAAAGCAAAAGTAAAAAGAAATCCAATAGAAAATCTTGA
- a CDS encoding XRE family transcriptional regulator, protein MKAKVKRNPIENLEKSLPSESVASAKHKAEQMLFQINLADLRKQVGLRQEDIINFSQSGLSKLESRKDMKISTLIDYLDSLGMDLEIKAKVRNKKDGKSKKEFVLLKAS, encoded by the coding sequence ATGAAAGCAAAAGTAAAAAGAAATCCAATAGAAAATCTTGAAAAATCATTGCCTTCGGAAAGTGTTGCTAGTGCAAAACATAAAGCTGAGCAAATGCTTTTTCAAATCAATCTCGCAGATTTACGAAAACAAGTTGGTTTGAGACAAGAAGATATTATCAATTTTTCACAATCTGGACTTTCAAAACTCGAATCAAGAAAGGATATGAAAATATCCACTTTAATTGACTATTTGGATAGCCTTGGAATGGATTTAGAAATAAAAGCTAAAGTAAGAAATAAGAAAGATGGGAAATCAAAGAAAGAGTTTGTTCTCTTGAAAGCTTCCTAA
- a CDS encoding integrase core domain-containing protein gives MPWKDNNTVDLRFQFVLDSFQNDVNFTQLCAQYGISTKCGYKWKERFLKEGRVGLLDKKRTPKNSPAKIAEETILEIIKIKNNKKFWGAKKILELYKNKFPDRRPPNRSTVERILKKAGLLEKKKNRRPINSGQRISMPEKATHPNHIWTVDFKGWWYTPDREKINPLTVRDDFSKYILSIKTLSKGDIPSVKAEFIRLFKIYGLPEIIRSDNGPPFASMQSLWGLTKLSVWWLSLGIKLDRIQPGKPYQNGAHERMHRDMARELQHEIVGNITLFQKLFDKWRIEFNRERPHEALNMKTPEQIYVKSKKLFDPNADLLIAYPFGFKQRHVNDRGYINWNGHLIMIGNPFNGFNVGIKKDIDSVSIWFGNNKLGIIDQNLFLINPDSNSYKVHKPRKVTKKYYPSPDA, from the coding sequence ATGCCTTGGAAGGACAATAATACCGTGGATTTAAGATTTCAATTTGTTCTGGATAGCTTCCAGAATGACGTCAATTTTACTCAGCTTTGTGCTCAGTATGGCATCTCTACTAAGTGTGGATACAAGTGGAAAGAAAGGTTCTTGAAGGAAGGGAGAGTAGGTCTTCTGGATAAGAAGAGAACTCCTAAGAACTCTCCCGCTAAGATTGCGGAAGAAACCATCTTAGAAATCATTAAGATCAAAAATAACAAGAAGTTCTGGGGTGCTAAGAAAATACTCGAACTCTATAAAAATAAATTCCCAGATAGAAGACCTCCTAACAGATCTACTGTTGAACGCATTCTTAAGAAGGCAGGCCTACTTGAGAAAAAGAAGAATAGAAGACCAATTAATTCAGGACAACGAATCTCTATGCCCGAGAAAGCCACTCATCCGAATCATATTTGGACCGTTGACTTCAAAGGATGGTGGTATACTCCAGACAGGGAAAAAATAAATCCTCTCACAGTTAGAGATGATTTCTCTAAATACATTCTTTCCATTAAGACCCTTTCTAAAGGCGATATTCCTTCCGTTAAAGCTGAATTTATTAGGTTATTTAAGATCTATGGACTTCCTGAGATCATTCGCTCCGACAATGGTCCTCCGTTTGCTTCTATGCAGTCTCTTTGGGGGCTTACTAAACTCTCTGTTTGGTGGCTCTCTCTTGGTATCAAACTCGATCGTATTCAACCAGGGAAACCTTACCAAAATGGCGCTCATGAAAGAATGCATAGAGACATGGCTCGCGAACTACAACACGAAATCGTGGGTAACATCACTCTCTTCCAGAAACTCTTCGATAAATGGAGAATTGAATTCAATAGAGAAAGACCTCATGAAGCTCTCAACATGAAAACTCCGGAACAAATCTATGTTAAATCTAAAAAACTTTTTGATCCGAACGCTGACCTTCTAATCGCTTATCCTTTTGGATTCAAACAAAGACATGTCAACGATCGTGGTTACATTAACTGGAACGGTCATCTCATTATGATCGGAAATCCATTCAACGGATTTAACGTCGGCATTAAAAAAGATATCGATTCTGTTTCTATTTGGTTCGGAAATAATAAGCTAGGTATTATCGATCAAAATTTATTCTTGATTAATCCTGATTCCAATTCATACAAAGTTCATAAACCAAGAAAGGTTACCAAAAAGTATTACCCTTCTCCTGACGCATAA
- a CDS encoding type II toxin-antitoxin system RelE/ParE family toxin, whose translation MYELKRTEELILWIKDLDNEAKKDILVSIEILKEFGPRLGRPHVDTITGSKIKNLKELRVNSKNRPFRIFFVFDPKRNAILLIGGNKATSKKFYPVMIKKAEELYSEYLGDL comes from the coding sequence GTGTATGAGTTAAAAAGAACTGAAGAACTAATTCTTTGGATCAAGGATCTAGATAATGAAGCAAAAAAGGACATTTTAGTCTCTATCGAAATTCTTAAAGAATTTGGTCCTAGGCTTGGACGGCCACATGTGGATACTATTACCGGATCTAAGATTAAAAATCTTAAAGAACTTAGAGTTAATAGCAAAAATAGACCTTTCAGAATTTTCTTCGTTTTTGACCCAAAGAGAAACGCTATTTTACTCATTGGTGGAAACAAAGCGACTTCAAAAAAATTCTATCCTGTGATGATCAAAAAAGCAGAAGAATTATATTCTGAATACTTGGGAGATTTGTAA
- a CDS encoding helix-turn-helix transcriptional regulator, with product MVKKKIKKELKNFDADLEKFVPQDIINQAKAEAQKQIFKLKLAELRQNQGIKQTDVDGFSQVSVSRIESRADIKISTLVDYVHACGFDVEIKAVPRRNKKKEEFLLLKA from the coding sequence ATGGTTAAGAAAAAAATAAAAAAAGAATTAAAAAACTTCGACGCTGACCTAGAAAAATTTGTTCCACAAGATATCATTAATCAAGCTAAAGCTGAGGCCCAAAAACAAATTTTCAAATTGAAACTTGCTGAGTTAAGACAAAATCAAGGAATCAAACAAACTGATGTTGATGGATTTTCACAAGTAAGTGTATCGAGAATCGAATCAAGAGCTGATATTAAAATCTCAACTCTGGTCGATTATGTTCATGCCTGCGGTTTCGATGTTGAAATTAAAGCTGTTCCAAGAAGAAATAAAAAGAAAGAAGAGTTTCTTCTCTTAAAAGCCTAG
- a CDS encoding DUF4062 domain-containing protein, whose protein sequence is MNIFISSTIYDLLDLRAEIYDHLVLSGFTVRLSDIDQSDFEVYPDKSAIEICLENVRRSDYFVIILDKRYGKTVENLGYPKISVTHLEYLEAKKYSIPILFYVRDKTLSEFNIFSSNKVKFKFNWINESETGIFSLIENHGKALKKSDNNWIIPFKNSIEIKLSIEKKLRIPYLRKNLARKIAEGEIPIITGTVSSKINGFDFVIKSEFLNTSKFTIFIKKFGYKEEAIDKEKYELFSPNDKKSLTQIFYSPNVGQHKSSNIILEYLTYEGILIKAEYQTNVKLNELSQIIYGIELINRKFEIVKPVDLVFE, encoded by the coding sequence ATGAATATTTTTATTTCATCAACAATCTACGATTTATTAGATTTAAGAGCCGAAATATATGACCATTTAGTTCTATCAGGTTTTACCGTAAGACTAAGTGATATAGATCAATCAGACTTTGAGGTTTATCCCGATAAATCAGCAATAGAAATTTGTTTAGAAAATGTAAGAAGAAGTGATTACTTTGTTATCATTTTAGACAAAAGATATGGTAAAACTGTAGAAAATTTAGGTTATCCAAAAATAAGCGTGACACATTTAGAATATTTAGAAGCAAAGAAATATTCGATACCGATACTTTTCTATGTTCGAGACAAAACTTTGAGTGAATTTAATATTTTTTCATCAAATAAAGTAAAATTTAAATTTAATTGGATAAATGAAAGTGAAACCGGAATTTTTTCACTAATTGAAAATCATGGGAAAGCTCTCAAAAAATCAGATAACAACTGGATAATTCCATTTAAGAACTCAATAGAAATAAAATTAAGTATCGAGAAAAAATTAAGAATTCCTTATTTAAGAAAAAATTTGGCCAGAAAAATTGCAGAAGGAGAAATTCCAATCATTACAGGAACTGTTTCTTCAAAAATAAATGGATTCGATTTTGTAATAAAATCTGAATTTTTAAACACTTCAAAATTTACGATTTTTATAAAAAAATTTGGATACAAAGAAGAAGCAATTGACAAAGAAAAATATGAACTATTTTCACCGAATGATAAAAAATCTCTTACTCAAATTTTCTATTCACCAAATGTAGGACAACATAAAAGTTCGAATATAATACTTGAATATTTAACCTATGAAGGAATTTTAATCAAGGCAGAATATCAAACTAATGTAAAATTAAATGAATTATCTCAAATAATTTATGGAATTGAATTGATAAATCGAAAATTCGAAATAGTTAAACCAGTTGACTTAGTTTTTGAATAG
- a CDS encoding GNAT family N-acetyltransferase — protein sequence MDWKNIRLYRLDSKKTILPFDCGDSDLNEFLLNDALLYTESLIAVTYIFENIKNQNTVAFFSVINDKISAEQTNNSGWKKFRKSIPEKKRFKSYPAVKIGRLGVAIQYQNQGLGSDILNYIKGLFLDSNKTGCRFVTVDAYNNKETLSFYEKNGFVYLTQSDTNEDTRLMYFDLITIV from the coding sequence ATGGATTGGAAAAATATCCGTCTTTATAGATTAGATAGTAAAAAAACCATTTTACCTTTCGATTGTGGAGATTCAGATCTAAACGAATTTCTACTAAATGACGCCTTACTATACACTGAAAGTTTAATTGCTGTTACATACATTTTTGAAAATATCAAAAATCAGAATACAGTAGCATTTTTTAGCGTTATAAATGATAAAATCTCTGCCGAACAAACAAATAATTCTGGATGGAAAAAATTCAGAAAATCAATTCCTGAAAAGAAAAGATTTAAAAGTTATCCTGCAGTTAAAATCGGTAGATTAGGCGTTGCCATACAATACCAAAATCAAGGTTTAGGATCAGATATTCTAAACTATATAAAAGGATTATTTCTAGATTCTAATAAAACTGGATGTCGATTTGTTACTGTTGATGCATACAATAACAAAGAGACTCTCAGCTTCTATGAAAAAAATGGATTTGTTTACCTTACCCAATCAGATACAAATGAAGACACAAGATTAATGTATTTTGATTTAATTACTATCGTATAA
- a CDS encoding BrnT family toxin: protein MLFEWDHKKNASNLRKHNISFNQASEVFLDKDAIYIQDEKHSENEDRWLVIGKVENFTVVVVVFVDKSNKSEEKLRIISARQANRTEENEYLQRLGKE from the coding sequence ATGCTATTTGAATGGGATCATAAGAAAAACGCTTCAAATCTAAGAAAACATAATATTTCATTCAATCAAGCCTCTGAAGTATTTCTAGATAAAGATGCTATATACATACAAGACGAAAAACATTCTGAAAATGAGGATAGGTGGCTAGTCATCGGAAAAGTTGAAAATTTTACCGTTGTAGTTGTTGTTTTTGTAGACAAATCTAATAAATCAGAGGAAAAATTAAGAATAATTTCTGCAAGACAGGCGAATAGAACTGAGGAGAATGAATATCTCCAAAGACTAGGTAAAGAATAG
- a CDS encoding toxin-antitoxin system, antitoxin component yields the protein MKKNYDFSKGKKGIFYIKDKQDIHLPIYLDNDIEEYFSKIAISKGKDINSIINKVLKKEVELQKELSA from the coding sequence ATGAAAAAAAATTACGACTTTTCAAAAGGCAAAAAAGGAATTTTTTACATTAAAGATAAACAGGATATCCACCTACCAATTTATCTAGATAACGATATTGAAGAATATTTTTCGAAAATAGCTATTTCGAAAGGTAAAGATATAAATTCAATTATAAATAAAGTATTAAAAAAGGAAGTTGAACTACAAAAAGAACTTTCTGCATAA
- a CDS encoding type II toxin-antitoxin system Phd/YefM family antitoxin, which produces MKSVGIKDLKNNLSNYLDFVRNGETIIVMDRNTPIAELKKLSKSPDLTQAFIDESVANNSIIPAKERTIITFPKSLRIKEKDREELSKSWKQAYLEDRE; this is translated from the coding sequence ATGAAATCTGTGGGTATTAAAGACCTAAAAAACAATCTCAGTAATTATTTGGATTTTGTACGAAATGGTGAAACAATTATTGTTATGGATCGAAATACTCCAATTGCTGAATTAAAGAAATTAAGCAAGTCTCCAGATTTAACTCAGGCTTTTATTGATGAATCTGTCGCAAATAATTCAATTATTCCTGCCAAAGAAAGGACAATAATAACTTTCCCTAAATCTTTGCGAATAAAAGAAAAAGATAGAGAAGAACTATCAAAATCATGGAAGCAAGCATACCTAGAGGATCGAGAATAG
- a CDS encoding PIN domain-containing protein — protein sequence MALYIDTSFLLNIVYSEIGFEKNLEKLNKSNNLFSSILIEIEAYRSLNYTFSRNRKNLDNIWYQDTHNFIEQLISNINLKNLDSEIKNEFKKQKNISELKSLDAIHLSTAIYVKKLISEDLIFCTLDEKLKEVALKNNFKVI from the coding sequence TTGGCTTTATATATTGATACTAGTTTTCTATTAAATATTGTTTATTCAGAAATAGGTTTCGAAAAAAATTTAGAAAAATTGAATAAATCTAACAATCTCTTTAGTTCTATATTAATAGAAATTGAGGCTTATCGAAGTTTAAATTATACTTTCAGTCGAAATAGAAAAAATCTTGATAATATCTGGTATCAGGATACACATAATTTCATTGAACAGTTAATCTCAAACATTAACCTTAAAAATTTAGATTCCGAAATCAAAAATGAATTCAAAAAACAAAAAAATATTTCTGAATTGAAATCGTTAGATGCTATCCATTTATCTACCGCTATATATGTTAAAAAATTAATTTCAGAAGATTTAATATTTTGTACCTTGGATGAAAAACTAAAAGAAGTAGCTTTAAAAAATAACTTTAAAGTTATCTAA